A section of the Rhodobacter sp. genome encodes:
- a CDS encoding ferredoxin--NADP reductase, with translation MPDAIQTPQVKTLPDAQTVTEVTHWTDRLFSFRCTRPRSLRFRSGEFVMIGLLDERGKPLLRAYSIASPSWDEELEFYSIKVPDGPLTSRLQHIQPGDEIILRPKPVGTLVLDALLPGKRIWFLATGTGIAPFASLMRDPETYEKFEQVVMMHTCRTVEELEYGRRLVESLKDDPLIGEMVEGKLRYYPTTTREESPHMGRITDNLTSGKVFADMAIAPMDRAHDRAMVCGSLAFNHDVKAVLEDFGLREGANSEPLEYVVEKAFVGDGI, from the coding sequence ATGCCCGACGCCATCCAGACGCCGCAGGTCAAGACACTTCCCGATGCCCAGACCGTGACCGAGGTCACGCACTGGACCGACCGGCTGTTCTCGTTTCGCTGCACGCGTCCGCGCAGCCTGCGCTTCCGGTCGGGCGAATTCGTGATGATCGGCTTGCTGGACGAGCGCGGAAAGCCGTTGCTCAGGGCCTATTCCATCGCCTCGCCCAGTTGGGACGAGGAACTGGAGTTCTATTCCATCAAGGTGCCGGACGGTCCGCTGACGTCGCGCCTGCAACACATCCAGCCCGGCGACGAGATCATCTTGCGGCCCAAGCCGGTCGGCACGCTGGTGCTGGACGCGCTCTTGCCGGGCAAGCGGATCTGGTTCCTGGCGACGGGCACCGGCATCGCGCCCTTTGCGTCCCTGATGCGCGACCCCGAGACCTACGAGAAATTCGAGCAGGTGGTGATGATGCACACCTGTCGCACCGTCGAGGAACTGGAATACGGCCGCCGGCTGGTGGAAAGCCTCAAGGACGATCCGCTGATCGGCGAGATGGTCGAGGGCAAGTTGCGGTATTACCCGACCACCACGCGCGAGGAGTCCCCCCACATGGGGCGGATCACCGACAACCTGACGTCGGGCAAGGTGTTCGCGGATATGGCGATCGCGCCGATGGACCGCGCGCATGACCGCGCCATGGTCTGCGGCTCGCTGGCCTTCAACCACGACGTGAAGGCGGTGCTGGAAGACTTTGGCCTGCGCGAAGGGGCGAACAGCGAGCCGCTGGAGTATGTTGTCGAAAAGGCCTTTGTCGGCGACGGGATCTGA
- a CDS encoding DUF934 domain-containing protein, protein MTVLVTDSGFIPDDWRHGYVPLAALSAQPDQAGPVAVDLPSPDLDPADWARLCAALPRVAMIRVRLRHFGDVRALDLARAIRAQGYDGRLRAHGAVLAQAYTLTRRAGFDEVALDRDQARRQPPEHWHNNPFWRPRSRQVAR, encoded by the coding sequence ATGACGGTCCTGGTCACCGACTCAGGGTTCATTCCCGACGATTGGCGGCACGGTTACGTGCCTTTGGCGGCCCTGTCCGCGCAGCCCGATCAGGCCGGGCCGGTGGCGGTGGATCTGCCCTCGCCAGACCTGGACCCCGCCGACTGGGCGCGCCTGTGCGCCGCCTTGCCGCGTGTGGCGATGATCCGGGTGCGGCTGCGCCATTTCGGCGATGTGCGGGCGCTGGACCTTGCGCGCGCGATTCGGGCGCAGGGCTATGACGGGCGCCTCAGGGCGCATGGCGCGGTGTTGGCGCAGGCCTATACGCTGACGCGCCGCGCCGGTTTCGACGAGGTCGCGCTGGACCGCGACCAGGCGCGCCGCCAACCGCCCGAACACTGGCACAACAACCCGTTCTGGCGGCCGCGGTCGCGCCAGGTCGCGCGCTGA